A window of the Roseburia sp. 831b genome harbors these coding sequences:
- the pheS gene encoding phenylalanine--tRNA ligase subunit alpha, producing the protein MKEKLQKIKEEAIRQIEQSKDLSKLNDVRVAVLGKKGELTAVLKGMKDVSPEERPLVGQLVNETRESIEKILEETKAKLEAAELEARLKHEVIDVTLPAKKNLVGHRHPNTIVLDEVERIFTGMGYEVVEGPEVEYDYYNFEALNIPANHPAKDEQDTFYINDKIVLRTQTSPVQVRTMEKGKLPIRMLAPGRVFRSDEVDATHSPSFHQIEGMVIDKHITFADLKGTLAEFAKQLFGKDTKVKFRPHHFPFTEPSAEMDVTCFKCGGKGCRFCKGEGWIEILGCGMVHPKVLRMSGIDPEEYSGFAFGIGLERITLLKYEIDDMRLLYENDDRFLKQF; encoded by the coding sequence ATGAAAGAGAAATTGCAGAAAATTAAAGAAGAAGCAATTCGTCAGATTGAACAGTCAAAAGACCTGTCAAAGCTTAACGATGTGCGTGTTGCTGTTCTTGGAAAAAAAGGTGAGTTAACCGCAGTTTTAAAGGGAATGAAAGATGTAAGCCCGGAGGAGCGTCCATTGGTGGGACAGCTTGTAAATGAGACAAGAGAAAGCATCGAGAAAATTTTAGAAGAGACAAAAGCAAAATTAGAGGCAGCAGAGTTAGAGGCAAGATTAAAACATGAAGTGATTGATGTTACTTTACCAGCGAAAAAGAACTTGGTAGGTCATCGCCATCCAAATACCATCGTTCTGGATGAAGTAGAACGAATCTTTACTGGAATGGGCTATGAAGTCGTAGAAGGACCTGAAGTAGAATATGATTACTACAACTTTGAGGCACTTAATATTCCGGCGAACCATCCTGCAAAAGACGAACAGGATACCTTCTATATCAACGACAAGATTGTGCTTCGTACCCAGACATCACCGGTACAGGTTCGTACCATGGAAAAAGGAAAACTTCCAATCAGAATGCTTGCACCAGGTAGAGTATTCCGTTCTGATGAGGTAGATGCAACACATTCTCCTTCTTTCCATCAGATTGAAGGTATGGTTATCGACAAACATATCACATTTGCAGATTTAAAGGGAACTTTAGCAGAATTTGCAAAACAGTTATTTGGAAAAGATACCAAAGTTAAATTCAGACCACATCATTTCCCATTTACAGAACCAAGTGCTGAGATGGACGTTACCTGCTTTAAATGTGGTGGAAAAGGATGCCGTTTCTGTAAAGGAGAGGGCTGGATTGAAATCTTAGGATGTGGAATGGTTCATCCAAAAGTACTTCGTATGAGTGGAATTGATCCGGAAGAATATTCAGGATTTGCATTCGGTATCGGATTAGAGCGTATTACATTGTTGAAATATGAAATTGATGATATGCGTTTGTTATACGAAAATGACGACAGATTTTTGAAACAGTTCTAA
- the pheT gene encoding phenylalanine--tRNA ligase subunit beta yields the protein MNTSLNWIKDLVPGLTCTPQEYMDAMTLSGSKVEGYECLDADLEKIVIGQVEKIEKHPDADKLVICQVNVGNETIQIVTGAPNVTEGAKVPVVLDGGRVAGGHDGEKVAGGIKIKKGKLRGIESNGMMCSIEELGSTRDMFPLAPENGLYILPEDAPVGESAITYLGLDDAVVEYEITSNRVDCFAVLGIAREAAATFGKEFVPPVVTETGNNEDVNDYIKVSVKAADLCSRYTARVVKNIKIAPSPEWMQKRLRSQGIRPINNIVDITNYVMEEYGQPMHAYDLDTIEGREIVVRRAKKDEKFVTLDGQERVMDDSVLMICDGAKAVGIAGIMGGENSMITDDVTTMLFEAACFDGTNIRLSSKKIGLRTDASSKFEKGLDPNNAIEAMNRACQLVEELGAGEVVGGVVDIYPVKKEGTRIPFEPDKYNHLLGTDIDDATMLEYFKKIDLGYDEENNEIVVPSWRQDLECDADIAEEVARFYGYDKIPTSLPSGEATTGFIPFKMRVEGIARDIAEFCGFSQGMTYSFESPKVYDKLLIPADSKLREAVVISNPLGEDFSIMRTTSLNGMLTSLSTNFNRRNKDVRLYELGNIYLPKQLPVTELPEERMQFTLGMYGEGDFYTMKGVVEEFLYKVGMRAKPEYDPNAGKSFLHPGRQANIIYDGTVIGYLGEVHPVVAANYAIKERVYIAVIDMPEIVARASFDRKYEGIAKFPAATRDISMVVPKNILAGDIEKVFEEKGGKLLESYTLFDIYEGAQIKLGYKSIAYSLSFRAKDRNLEEADITGAMNKIVKALEEMGAELRK from the coding sequence ATGAATACATCATTAAATTGGATAAAAGATTTAGTGCCTGGGCTTACATGTACGCCACAGGAATATATGGATGCCATGACATTGTCAGGTTCCAAAGTAGAAGGCTATGAATGCCTGGATGCTGATTTGGAGAAGATTGTAATCGGTCAGGTAGAAAAGATTGAGAAACATCCGGATGCAGATAAACTTGTCATTTGTCAGGTAAACGTTGGAAATGAGACCATTCAGATTGTAACAGGTGCTCCAAATGTGACAGAAGGTGCAAAAGTTCCGGTTGTTTTAGATGGCGGAAGAGTTGCCGGTGGTCATGATGGAGAAAAAGTTGCCGGTGGCATTAAAATCAAAAAAGGAAAATTGCGTGGAATTGAGTCAAACGGAATGATGTGCTCCATCGAAGAGCTTGGTTCAACAAGAGACATGTTCCCACTTGCACCGGAAAATGGTCTTTATATTTTGCCGGAAGATGCTCCGGTAGGAGAAAGCGCAATTACTTATCTTGGTCTGGATGATGCGGTTGTAGAATATGAAATCACATCAAACCGTGTAGACTGTTTCGCAGTACTTGGAATTGCAAGAGAAGCTGCAGCAACTTTTGGAAAAGAATTTGTTCCGCCAGTTGTAACCGAGACAGGAAATAACGAGGATGTCAATGATTACATCAAAGTAAGCGTAAAAGCTGCAGATTTATGCTCCCGCTATACAGCAAGAGTTGTAAAAAATATTAAAATTGCACCATCACCGGAATGGATGCAGAAAAGACTCCGTTCCCAGGGAATCCGTCCAATCAACAATATCGTTGATATCACAAACTATGTGATGGAAGAGTATGGCCAGCCAATGCATGCTTATGATCTTGACACCATTGAGGGAAGAGAGATTGTTGTAAGAAGAGCGAAAAAAGACGAAAAATTCGTGACATTAGATGGTCAGGAAAGAGTGATGGATGACTCTGTACTTATGATTTGTGATGGCGCAAAAGCAGTTGGTATTGCAGGTATCATGGGTGGTGAAAATTCCATGATTACAGACGATGTTACCACAATGCTTTTTGAAGCAGCATGCTTTGATGGAACCAACATTCGTCTTTCCAGCAAAAAGATTGGTCTTCGTACAGATGCGTCTTCTAAATTTGAAAAAGGCTTAGATCCAAACAATGCCATTGAAGCGATGAACCGTGCCTGCCAGTTAGTCGAAGAACTTGGTGCCGGTGAGGTAGTTGGTGGTGTTGTAGATATTTATCCAGTGAAAAAAGAAGGAACAAGAATTCCATTTGAGCCAGATAAGTATAACCACTTACTTGGAACCGATATCGACGATGCAACTATGTTAGAGTACTTTAAGAAAATTGACCTTGGTTATGATGAAGAGAACAACGAGATTGTAGTTCCATCCTGGAGACAGGACTTAGAGTGTGATGCAGATATCGCAGAAGAAGTTGCAAGATTCTACGGATATGATAAGATTCCAACTTCTCTTCCAAGTGGAGAAGCAACAACAGGATTCATTCCATTTAAAATGAGAGTGGAAGGAATTGCAAGAGATATTGCTGAGTTCTGTGGATTCTCCCAGGGTATGACTTATTCTTTTGAAAGTCCAAAGGTATATGACAAGTTGTTAATTCCTGCAGATTCAAAATTAAGAGAGGCAGTTGTCATCAGCAACCCATTGGGTGAAGATTTCTCTATCATGAGAACGACATCTTTAAACGGAATGCTGACATCCCTTTCTACTAACTTTAACCGTAGAAATAAAGATGTTCGTCTGTATGAATTAGGAAATATTTATCTTCCAAAACAGCTTCCGGTCACAGAACTTCCAGAAGAAAGAATGCAGTTTACACTTGGTATGTACGGTGAGGGCGATTTCTATACCATGAAAGGTGTGGTAGAAGAATTCTTATACAAAGTAGGAATGAGAGCAAAACCAGAGTATGATCCAAATGCAGGAAAATCCTTCCTTCATCCGGGACGTCAGGCAAATATCATTTACGATGGAACGGTAATCGGATATTTAGGTGAGGTTCATCCGGTTGTTGCTGCAAATTATGCAATCAAAGAACGTGTTTATATCGCTGTCATTGATATGCCGGAAATCGTTGCAAGAGCAAGCTTTGACCGCAAATACGAAGGAATTGCAAAATTCCCTGCTGCAACGAGAGATATTTCCATGGTGGTTCCAAAGAATATTCTTGCCGGAGATATTGAAAAAGTATTCGAGGAAAAAGGCGGAAAGCTTTTAGAGAGCTATACGTTGTTCGATATCTATGAAGGAGCTCAGATTAAGTTAGGATATAAATCAATTGCTTATTCCCTTTCTTTCCGTGCAAAAGACCGTAACTTAGAGGAAGCCGATATTACAGGCGCAATGAATAAGATTGTAAAAGCATTAGAAGAAATGGGAGCAGAACTCCGTAAATAA
- a CDS encoding ABC transporter substrate-binding protein, translated as MRRKTISRITGIALTAMMMVSAAGCAKSSSYEIKTTRNEAEESVEDDTQNTGTTLTVWCWDPAFNISAMNTAGEIYAKDHPDVSLNVVQVEASDIIQKMSTAIKSGKEEDLPDILLMKDSNLSENLDYYDGVFADLTDSGIDYSQFASYKANMGIYQGKHYTVPFDSGAAILCLRQDIIEKAGYTVDDFTDITWSRFIEIGMDVKAKTGYPMLSCQSGSSDFLMLMVQSAGSWLSKDGRAYIYDNQALREAMVTYKQLLDSGVLVEENNWDAYTGSINDGEVAGAMNGCWITSTIMAAEDQSGLWRMTNIPRLDQVENAVNYSNSGGSSWLIIDSSKNKDVAIDFMKSTFGSNVDFYSEILPTSGALATYLPASQSDAYQQPQEFFGNEPIYAKISEFTGHVPSIEVDNKNATVYDRASIYLIDYVGGADLDTVLSQYQQEMDELYAQ; from the coding sequence ATGAGAAGGAAAACAATCAGCAGAATAACAGGAATCGCGTTAACAGCTATGATGATGGTGTCAGCAGCGGGATGTGCGAAAAGCAGTAGTTATGAGATAAAAACAACCAGAAATGAGGCAGAAGAAAGTGTGGAGGATGATACGCAGAATACCGGGACTACACTTACTGTCTGGTGCTGGGACCCGGCATTTAATATCTCCGCAATGAATACAGCAGGAGAAATCTATGCAAAAGACCACCCGGATGTTTCGTTGAATGTCGTACAGGTGGAGGCATCTGACATTATCCAGAAGATGTCTACCGCAATTAAATCTGGAAAAGAAGAGGATTTGCCGGATATTCTTTTGATGAAAGACAGTAATTTAAGTGAAAATTTAGATTATTACGACGGTGTATTTGCGGATTTGACGGATAGTGGAATTGATTATTCCCAGTTTGCTTCTTATAAGGCAAATATGGGTATCTATCAGGGAAAGCATTATACCGTTCCGTTTGACAGCGGTGCTGCAATTCTTTGCTTAAGACAGGATATTATAGAAAAAGCCGGATATACCGTAGACGATTTTACCGATATTACATGGTCCCGTTTTATTGAGATTGGAATGGATGTAAAGGCAAAGACCGGATATCCGATGTTAAGCTGTCAGAGTGGTTCATCTGATTTCTTAATGTTGATGGTACAGAGTGCAGGCTCCTGGCTTTCTAAGGACGGAAGAGCCTATATCTACGACAATCAGGCGCTCCGTGAGGCAATGGTGACCTATAAACAGTTGTTGGATTCCGGTGTTTTGGTAGAGGAAAATAACTGGGATGCATACACAGGTTCTATCAATGACGGAGAAGTTGCAGGTGCCATGAATGGCTGCTGGATTACCTCCACCATTATGGCAGCGGAAGATCAGTCAGGCTTATGGAGAATGACGAATATTCCAAGACTCGACCAGGTTGAAAATGCAGTGAATTACAGTAACAGCGGCGGCTCAAGCTGGCTGATTATTGATTCTTCCAAAAACAAAGATGTTGCGATTGATTTTATGAAATCAACATTTGGAAGCAATGTAGATTTTTACAGTGAGATTTTACCAACTTCCGGTGCGCTTGCAACCTATCTGCCGGCAAGTCAGAGCGATGCATATCAGCAGCCACAGGAATTTTTTGGAAATGAACCAATTTATGCCAAAATCTCAGAATTTACCGGGCATGTTCCATCGATTGAGGTAGATAATAAAAATGCAACGGTTTATGACAGAGCGAGTATTTATCTGATTGACTATGTGGGAGGTGCAGACCTTGATACGGTCTTAAGCCAGTACCAGCAGGAAATGGATGAACTGTATGCGCAGTAA
- a CDS encoding YihY/virulence factor BrkB family protein, with protein sequence MIWKIIGNVVSFLDKCKRDKINAYSAQSAFFILLSAIPFLMVFSSLLRYTSISESYILEMVNRLMPEYVAPFVVSILDEVYNRSFGIISVTAIIAIWSAAKGVQYMTDGLNSCNDLDETRNWVILRLWAVVYTVIFLIAIIFILVVLVFGNSLKQLATEYLPILTHLAKLISTFRGLIMLAILILFFDVIFTKLPNKKLTFKSQLPGAVICAVAWYVFSFGVSIYVDYFNGFSMYGSLTTIALIMLWLYFCMYIMMMCAEVNVVFNDSFSKWLKRDKSKKKA encoded by the coding sequence ATGATTTGGAAAATTATAGGAAATGTTGTGTCCTTTTTGGATAAATGTAAGAGAGATAAAATAAATGCATATTCTGCGCAGTCTGCATTTTTCATTTTGTTGTCGGCAATTCCGTTTTTGATGGTGTTTTCATCTTTATTGCGTTATACGTCGATATCAGAGTCGTATATTTTAGAGATGGTCAACCGTCTGATGCCAGAATATGTGGCACCGTTTGTGGTATCCATCTTGGATGAGGTGTACAACAGGTCGTTTGGTATCATTTCTGTGACGGCAATCATCGCCATCTGGTCGGCGGCAAAGGGCGTTCAGTATATGACGGATGGACTGAATTCCTGCAATGATTTAGATGAGACGAGAAACTGGGTCATTTTGCGTTTGTGGGCAGTTGTATACACGGTTATCTTTTTGATTGCCATTATTTTCATTCTGGTTGTCTTAGTCTTTGGTAATTCATTAAAACAGCTTGCAACGGAATATCTGCCAATTTTAACGCATCTTGCGAAGCTGATTTCCACATTTCGAGGACTTATCATGCTTGCAATCTTAATCCTGTTTTTCGATGTGATTTTCACCAAACTTCCGAACAAGAAACTGACTTTTAAAAGCCAGCTTCCGGGGGCTGTTATCTGTGCAGTGGCATGGTATGTTTTTTCCTTTGGAGTATCTATTTACGTCGATTATTTCAATGGATTTTCCATGTATGGAAGTTTAACGACAATCGCACTTATTATGTTATGGCTTTATTTTTGTATGTATATCATGATGATGTGCGCAGAGGTGAATGTGGTATTTAATGACAGTTTTTCCAAATGGTTAAAGCGTGATAAGAGCAAAAAAAAGGCTTGA
- a CDS encoding PilZ domain-containing protein, whose amino-acid sequence MEEKRRHKRLELDVNIQLEKLNEDGVTTLKYIHVDVTDISRSGLGFSAKKELEIGSYYDTKIQIWTKEVVDAVIEIVRSEKREDGYHYGATFIGMTDTDALKIDIYQIFNDL is encoded by the coding sequence ATGGAAGAAAAGAGAAGGCACAAACGATTAGAGCTTGATGTGAACATCCAGCTGGAGAAGTTAAATGAAGATGGTGTCACAACCTTAAAGTATATTCATGTGGATGTGACGGACATTTCAAGAAGTGGTTTGGGATTTTCTGCAAAAAAGGAACTTGAGATTGGAAGTTATTACGATACCAAGATTCAGATTTGGACAAAAGAAGTCGTGGACGCTGTGATTGAGATTGTTCGCAGCGAGAAAAGAGAAGATGGGTATCATTACGGAGCGACTTTCATTGGAATGACGGATACAGATGCATTAAAGATTGATATTTACCAGATTTTTAATGATTTATAA
- the queA gene encoding tRNA preQ1(34) S-adenosylmethionine ribosyltransferase-isomerase QueA produces the protein MDVKDFDYDLPQELIAQDPLEDRSSSRLMVLDKTTGEVEHKVFKDIVEYLQPGDCLVINNTKVIPARLYGTREGKTGKIEILLLKRRENDIWETLVKPGKKCKIGTKLVFGDGLLTGEIIDIVEEGNRLIQFHYEGIFEEILDQLGQMPLPPYITHQLQDKNRYQTVYAKYDGSAAAPTAGLHFTPELLQQVRDMGVEIAEVTLHVGLGTFRPVKETDVLKHHMHSEFYRIEQSEADKINKAKAEGHRVIAVGTTSTRTLESAAREDGFLEEKSGWTEIFIYPGYQFKVIDALITNFHLPESTLVMLVSALAGREHVLHAYEIAVQERYRFFSFGDAMLIIDK, from the coding sequence ATGGATGTAAAAGATTTTGATTATGATTTGCCACAGGAACTGATTGCGCAGGACCCTTTAGAGGATCGTTCCAGTTCCAGATTAATGGTATTAGATAAAACAACCGGAGAGGTTGAACACAAGGTTTTTAAGGATATTGTAGAATATTTGCAGCCGGGTGACTGTCTTGTTATCAATAACACAAAAGTAATTCCGGCAAGATTATATGGTACCAGAGAAGGAAAAACCGGTAAGATAGAGATTCTCCTTTTGAAAAGAAGGGAAAACGATATCTGGGAGACTTTGGTAAAACCTGGAAAGAAATGTAAAATCGGAACCAAACTGGTGTTTGGAGATGGACTTTTGACGGGTGAAATCATTGATATTGTAGAGGAAGGAAATCGTCTGATTCAGTTCCATTATGAAGGAATTTTTGAAGAAATTTTAGATCAGCTTGGACAGATGCCGCTTCCACCTTATATTACACATCAGCTTCAGGATAAGAACCGTTATCAGACTGTTTATGCAAAATATGATGGCTCTGCCGCTGCGCCGACAGCAGGACTTCACTTCACACCGGAACTGTTACAGCAGGTACGTGATATGGGAGTTGAAATCGCTGAGGTTACCCTTCATGTTGGACTTGGAACTTTCCGCCCGGTTAAGGAGACAGATGTGTTAAAACATCATATGCACTCAGAATTTTACCGGATTGAGCAATCCGAGGCAGATAAGATTAACAAGGCAAAAGCAGAGGGACATCGTGTTATTGCGGTTGGTACGACAAGTACAAGAACGCTAGAGTCCGCTGCAAGAGAGGATGGATTCCTAGAGGAAAAGAGTGGCTGGACCGAGATTTTTATTTACCCAGGTTATCAGTTTAAGGTGATTGATGCGTTGATTACAAATTTTCATTTGCCAGAATCCACGCTTGTCATGCTGGTATCAGCACTTGCAGGAAGAGAGCATGTGTTACATGCATACGAAATTGCGGTACAAGAACGTTATCGTTTCTTTAGTTTCGGGGATGCGATGCTGATTATCGATAAGTAA
- a CDS encoding SpoIID/LytB domain-containing protein, whose translation MKKRIYIIVVGIFLVCSVILLMLHLQKKTYHLASYDDTIVSIKEVSNELTFAMYTGEEWDTFFQAEKKDVLTYDTLARLLEHLGVSSYIDIKHENSKKAVERAEWNEVYRQILDFLDTDKTVLEQNFFLLETMDSKDGCILMTNEGDYEFAQKKDFLNCWNAYTGFFLDGKCIGIASKSDEASYIKNVYVKSYKNQKLSFLYGGSDYEVTVPKMEEETPGVCDLEWKGGTLSKISKKEDTIEGELLSYDENEIEIKDYGRISHDGKLPVYKVYGEVEEKSLSDIILGNMKAEYVVSGDEICAVLLSAPAQIEKIRVLLLAEDSTPNRPSVFLKASSDCSVTCQSTKENLAAGTVVSAEDWKLRESGATLCIEPLDQNTTISLCDANGNEISNPYQGRIEVRGTENGFTIVNELPLEQYLYAVVPSEMPSSFEKQALCAQAVCARSYAYMQLMRADYASYGAHIDDSTSYQVYNKSPKTEQSVEAVDATTGQVILYQGNVAEAYYFSTSCGYTDDILVWNREDDGTYGYLRKNCLNKTNDVGDLSEEETFRNYIRSSATGYDSEIKFFRWRAEASFSGKEAELFSVLKTRKSVAPENILYYNSDGVTERENLDEIGSLQSVVTTQRSSSGSILCLRLTFEHGIVDVKTEYNIRRILGVGLNKIAFADESESQMTILPSAFCAVIPVEDGSYVIYGGGYGHGLGMSQNGANGLAKEGKTYQEILNFFYQNIELANIYDTE comes from the coding sequence ATGAAGAAGAGAATTTATATAATTGTAGTGGGAATATTTCTGGTATGTAGTGTGATTTTACTTATGTTACATTTGCAAAAAAAGACCTATCACCTAGCATCTTATGATGATACGATCGTTTCTATAAAAGAAGTGTCAAACGAACTGACGTTTGCAATGTATACCGGGGAAGAATGGGATACTTTTTTTCAAGCGGAGAAAAAGGACGTCCTGACATACGATACACTTGCAAGATTGCTCGAACATCTGGGAGTGTCTTCTTATATTGATATAAAGCATGAAAATTCCAAAAAGGCAGTGGAAAGAGCGGAATGGAATGAGGTTTACCGGCAGATTCTGGATTTTTTAGATACTGATAAAACGGTTTTGGAACAAAATTTTTTCCTGCTTGAGACGATGGACAGTAAGGATGGATGCATCCTAATGACCAATGAAGGGGATTATGAATTTGCACAGAAAAAAGATTTTTTAAATTGCTGGAATGCTTACACAGGTTTCTTTCTGGATGGAAAATGCATTGGAATTGCCTCAAAATCTGATGAGGCATCTTACATAAAAAATGTATATGTAAAAAGCTATAAAAATCAGAAACTTTCTTTTTTGTATGGTGGTTCTGACTATGAGGTCACGGTGCCAAAGATGGAAGAAGAAACGCCAGGAGTCTGTGATTTGGAGTGGAAGGGAGGAACCCTGTCAAAGATTTCGAAAAAGGAAGATACCATCGAGGGAGAACTTTTATCTTATGATGAGAACGAGATTGAAATCAAAGATTATGGCAGGATTTCACACGATGGAAAGCTTCCGGTCTATAAGGTGTATGGAGAGGTGGAAGAAAAATCACTTTCCGATATTATTCTTGGCAATATGAAGGCAGAGTATGTGGTGTCGGGGGATGAAATCTGTGCGGTACTTTTAAGTGCGCCGGCCCAGATTGAAAAGATTCGAGTCCTGTTGTTGGCGGAGGATAGTACGCCAAACCGCCCTTCGGTTTTCTTAAAAGCATCTTCGGATTGCAGCGTTACCTGCCAGAGTACAAAGGAAAATCTTGCTGCCGGAACAGTTGTATCGGCAGAGGACTGGAAGTTAAGGGAGAGTGGTGCAACACTTTGCATAGAACCACTGGACCAAAATACAACGATTTCACTTTGCGATGCAAATGGGAACGAGATTTCCAACCCATATCAGGGCAGAATTGAGGTTCGTGGTACCGAGAATGGATTTACAATTGTAAATGAATTGCCGTTAGAGCAGTATCTATATGCAGTTGTTCCAAGTGAAATGCCATCCAGCTTTGAAAAACAGGCACTTTGCGCCCAGGCAGTCTGTGCAAGAAGCTATGCCTATATGCAGCTTATGAGAGCTGATTATGCGTCTTATGGTGCCCATATAGATGACAGTACGTCCTATCAGGTTTACAACAAATCACCGAAAACCGAACAATCGGTGGAGGCGGTAGATGCAACCACAGGACAGGTGATTCTGTATCAGGGAAATGTGGCGGAGGCATACTATTTTTCAACCTCGTGCGGTTATACCGATGATATTCTGGTATGGAATCGCGAGGATGATGGAACTTATGGGTATCTTAGAAAAAATTGTTTGAATAAGACGAATGATGTGGGAGATTTATCGGAGGAAGAAACATTCCGCAACTACATTCGTAGTTCTGCTACCGGATATGACAGTGAGATAAAATTTTTCCGTTGGAGGGCGGAAGCCTCTTTTTCAGGAAAAGAGGCAGAGCTTTTTTCTGTGCTAAAAACAAGAAAAAGTGTTGCACCTGAGAATATTCTCTATTATAATTCGGATGGTGTGACGGAACGGGAAAACCTGGATGAAATCGGTTCCCTGCAATCCGTTGTCACAACGCAAAGAAGCAGTTCCGGTTCCATTCTATGCTTGCGTCTTACGTTTGAACATGGTATTGTGGATGTTAAAACAGAGTATAACATTCGAAGAATTCTTGGAGTCGGTCTTAACAAAATTGCATTTGCGGATGAAAGTGAAAGTCAGATGACGATTCTGCCAAGTGCATTTTGCGCTGTGATTCCGGTGGAAGACGGAAGTTATGTCATTTACGGGGGAGGCTATGGACACGGTCTTGGCATGAGCCAGAACGGTGCGAATGGTCTTGCAAAAGAGGGAAAAACGTATCAGGAGATTTTGAACTTTTTCTATCAAAATATAGAACTGGCGAATATTTACGATACGGAATAA
- a CDS encoding TIGR04197 family type VII secretion effector produces MAQIQVNMEAVEQNAEQSFTIARDLEPRYLSHSDTESTIQGAGYSKTAFDVSQNLIDLLGDAVEAEDRTIKNLGLRFKELDEMQAELLEENMDSRPTLRPLNN; encoded by the coding sequence ATGGCACAGATACAAGTGAATATGGAGGCAGTGGAGCAGAACGCAGAACAGAGCTTTACAATAGCGAGAGATCTTGAACCGAGATACTTATCACATTCTGATACGGAAAGCACGATTCAAGGCGCAGGATATTCAAAAACAGCGTTTGATGTATCGCAAAATCTGATTGATTTACTAGGAGATGCAGTGGAGGCGGAGGATAGAACAATTAAAAATCTGGGGTTACGCTTCAAGGAGCTGGATGAAATGCAGGCTGAACTGTTGGAGGAGAACATGGACAGCAGACCAACATTACGTCCTCTCAACAATTAA